Part of the Musa acuminata AAA Group cultivar baxijiao chromosome BXJ2-7, Cavendish_Baxijiao_AAA, whole genome shotgun sequence genome is shown below.
ctatgagaccagctgcatccatcatatggacgggcatacaacacaccagtctatccgattatcacgatgtccctctcgagtaacctatgaccgggattatttaggatatgtgtttaaaggtgaatcgatctcattatcgtgatctcatcacgatccgattcccattgcacaaattcaaggacatcacaatatatatgcatttatgcaatagttataaagtgatatacgccaaaatataataagcaaaaagattctgtatcaagtcacatgtgccatcactcacgtgattggcttgctgggcacctatgactagtaatctcccacttgacctaaagccaatcacctatgtgtctgatccccatcagacccctgtgacgctcaaagacaatttgaaacaacggctttgtcagtggatctgcaatgttatcttcggatggaactctttccactgctatatctcctcgggttacgatctctcttataagctggaacctcctcagaacacttctgatgagacccgggtccccttatttgagtaatcaccccatagttgtcgcaatataaggaagtcgacttgtcgctatctgtatcgactcccaaatctgtgatgaacttcttcatccagacttcctcctttgctgcatccgatgcaacaatgtactccgcctctgtggtcaagttagtagtggtatcttgcttggaactcttccagcacactgctcctccattcaaggtgtacacataccctgaattcgacttgctatcatcgacatcagactgaaaacttaagtcagtgaagccttcaaccttaaggctattacctccatatactagtaaaagatccttagtccttctcaagtacttaaggatacactttattgctttccagtgctccaagcctggatccgcctgatacctgctcgtgacactcagagcatgtgctatatcaggcctagtacatagcatggcatacatgatagaccctattgctgaggcataaggtatcatattcatgtttgccctttggaattttccatgccaaaccttttgacaatggtttctatgtacctggactgggacaagccaagcatcctcttggatctatctctatagattctaatccccaagatataggatgcttcccctaagtcctttatggagaagtgtctagataaccaagtctttactgtggatagcattcctacgtcattcccaatgatgaggatgtcatccacatataacacaaaaaaggtgatagcgctcccacttaccttcctgtacacacaaggctcatcttcgttcttaacgaagtcataagatctgattgactcatcaaatcttatgttccaacttcgggaagcttgctttagtccataaatggatttaagcaacctacacactttatctgggcagttcttggacacgaatccctcaggttgcatcaagcttttgtttcgccctttctgcaaggtactctttgcagtttctcttccagtgcccatctttaccacagtggaagcactggcctttgtcctttgttgggtctttcttagcaacgtttgctttaccttgtttgcccttgccctttcccttcttaagggacctttctactttccttttctttctggtctcaccagtgtagagaattggcttctctttcttaatagtactctctgcctccctcaacatattgaggagctctgggagagtcacctcaagcttgttcatattaaaattcattatgaactgtgaaaaggaatctggtagggactgaagcacaatttccacacacaagttatcctctaggatcattcctagacctgtgagtttctctatccactcaatcatctttaggatatggttctgaaccggtgtcccctcagtcatcctagcgcggaaaaggctcttggatatctcatatcgttgagtccttccctgttcctcaaacaatttgtggacatgtaggagaatggatctggcatccatctttttatattgtctctgtaactctggagtcatagagcccaacatatagcactgagcaagagtggagtcatcaatgtacttcacgtagcgagcgatctcatcctcgcttgccccttcttcgggcgtaggcatcactgtatcaaggacgtacacgattttctccgctgtgagaacaattctcaagttaaggagccaatccgtataatttggaccagtgaggcggttgacatcaagtatgccacataagggatttgaaagcgacattttctgaaaataaagatgtagcagaaatgaataacatgcagattttgcaagaaataaactatcaagatatggacttctatcttaatatgctcccactattttactaacgagtcacgcgacaccctcagcacgtgaaacggaagtctccggcagacttctagtggggatcaggatccaatcagcgtcttagtgtaacctcgagggactcgaccaattacactaagcctaaaaggtaggcaactcttgccgatcacaactccttgtgattcccgtcctgttcggcctccgaatcaccatggcctcgagggactcgaccaaccatgatgctcggttaagtcaacaccttcgttacaagatgagtctgatttgatgatataccctcgagggactcgaccaagcataccatgccctcaggtcaccggtgacatctctatgtcgtaagcaagatagcgaatcgcgatataggtgagtctcgagggactcgaccaactcaacctacaccgggaatcggttcctactcataacgatggaaggccacgtgggtcaatctaattgcctcacgtttaccgacttaatattatcgagagatgtttctataatttggtctcctaatatgacatgtcacacatatatatatttaatatatatctacatcgcatgcaaatatatatacatatctagtatgtgtataagcaatcacaccagatgatcatggaccacaacctaatatgattaggcccgagccagtaggcctaatcactcacatcaagatctatgtgtgcaacggtgcatctccatgccctgtgatcgtccatctcgtcctcgtcgatttcgttgacatcttgatgcatctccatgcatcacgattgtccgtctcgtgggtcccgttatcgcatccacgctcccgctgcaccttctcatatgattacaacttaatcatagacacgcaggcccgacaataaacgagaaatataatggaggttcgcagacctcaataataataatcacaagtacacacatcacacggtccatgatcatccgtccacacatcatacatcacatgtataaataatcatcatcatgtaggactactagataataataaaaataataatcaactaaaccttttaattaattaatatttttctgaaatcagggacatgtagggaatttctcaattcctaagggtatttttgtaatttggacaaaagacagaaactggaatttctcaaattccgaggggcaaaactgtcttttgcccagaaaaccctaataccctttccccttttcgctgttgccgtcgccgccaccctgccggcggcggcctgtgcggcggggcgagggcactgccctcgcctgtaggcggcacgcccgctggcggcgatgccgctgcgggtgggtgcccccttcgggcgccgctgcctccgcaggcggtgctgtaccgccgggcggccgcccctgtgggggggtttcgcccgcgagagCAGCGACGGcaagcgtcgcgcgtcgctgccctgcggcgcctctgcccgtgggttgccagccccgtcggtagcaagcctgctgcaagcagaccgccggccggtgctgtgctgcctggctgcggctgcggttgccgctgcaggtggctgcaggcatgcagatcgagggcagcaactgttgctgcccttcctcgcttttcaaaacgcaacacacgcagttcaaaaccaatcgttcgcacgaacaacctggctctgataccactgttgggaaatcatgggggacgacatcatatgcgcagcggaagaacaagaaaacaaaaatccccgattcccaaaaagatattcgtcgtcgtgcgaagattggtgcgcaaaaaatccgcaaaacacaaaactgcgtatagagattgtgttacctagggagatcgtatatccctgtttccttgcagatccttaggagagggtgaaggaggtcaagcgtcctcctctctagtggtgatccacacagcagggttgcgacgacgctcctcaaaactccaggcctactttgaggtggagagggagaggagaataggaagggcaagcaaagactctagcctatgaggctgtgaatccctcctatttatagagatcccgtgtcaaaccctaatgggcccttccctagtgggtattggatctgcatccaataagacaagggctccgtcggatatctcatatccgaacctctactcatcgtaatgcctaccatatgtgtgtgaccctctaggcccaatatcgagctggccgtgagtcatacctgtcagaactccttctaactcagtgaattattatctctgtaataattcactcgacttatcgactacggacgtactaggccactacgccatagtccccagacgatacaggggaatccaatccattggacctgtctgtcctcagttaccatgtacctatagtccctcatccatctaatatcctagagaccgtatatcgagcatggtgctgtcagacccatacggtttctactcgagtctcgctctaatcggattctcccggagaactctttctctctcaacccgaatgaccctggccagggatttgtctgagcaagaacacatgggatattcctctcatgacgccgagagcggatgatcctctatcgacactcaatagccctcgtaaggtcgactaccactcccaatgaccagttgtactagatctgggacagccaaacctataagtctggtatcaaagagtggagcactcatacaggacatccttggtgtctcaagtctaaggaccagatacaccactaggactacggaatcgctgtctgacaataaggcatcatcaaccatccagcattccgtaagcggatcaatcagtgaactcattctccaatgagcacctgtactgtatccctagtgtccctacacgagcaactatgagaccagctgcatccatcatatggacgggtatacagcacaccagtctatccggttatcacgatgtccctctcgagtaacctatgaccgggattatttaggatatgtgtttaaaagtgaatcgatctcattatcgtgatctcatcacgatccgattcccattgcacaaatccaaggacatcaaaatatatatgcatttatgcaatagttataaagtgatatacgccaaaatataaacagagaggggtgagtgtccggtaagctccgaatttgcgtggcaaagcgatccacgaaatgtgagaggggctcgtcctccctttgtttgagtccgaggagcagtgccgcAGAGGGCTTTGGCCGGGCGTGGGCTGCGAAGTCCTTGGCGAGTTGCCCGAAGGAATTGATCGTTTCGGTCTTCAGGCCGCTATACCATGTGCGGGCTGGGCCCCTTAGgtcgtgggaaacgccctgcacattaaagcgtcaGACGTTCATACAGTGCCAGTTGGGCACAGAAAGCGGCgacgtggtccgctgggtcagtggCGCCGTCGTATGCATCCAGAGAAgggagctggaagttcgggggAACCGCGTGATCTTGTATCTCTAGCGCGAACGGAGATCCTCGGCGTGTGTTCGTCCCAAGCTCTCCTTTTGAGTTACGAAACTCCTTCTCTAGTTCGTCGAGCCGCTGATTGAGAAAGCATAGCTGAGCTCGCAGGGAGTTCGCTGATTCCGGAGATGATACCTCGGGCTGAGTCATGTGGGCCCGAGCGGGCGGCTCTTGTTGCCGTAGCGGTTGAGCCATAAGTGGAGGTctcggttgggagacgagcgggatgatggtttgcaccatatccatcagagctcggacttgacgagcgaggtcgtaaaaggcctcggatgacaccgGCGGGGGGACGCTCGGAGCGCCCTCGGGCGAAAGCAGATCCGTGTTGGCAGGGAGTGCGTCGAGATCAATctgaggatccctcgacattcgggccctccttctagcgccaatctgttacggaaagtaacttttttagccgtggccttggggccgacgcggctggtttaggggtccggatgtcggggatctctggCGACGCCCCCTTTGGTCTCCCGGCAACCGCTCACGGtggctcgggtcgggaggtcggttcggcaggtcgggtcggcggttcgggtcgggaggcagctccgccgcagcttcgggaagaggcgacaccgtctcgcacctgcacacaggtcgggccgggagctcggcccgacccctccgacgatcaaattagagaAGGACgcggaggggattgtggatgaggcagaagaagagcctctgagtgttttgtgtctgagtgagttcctctccAGTCCAGGCGCCCCCTCTCATTTAGaacttgggggtatttatagatgagtttgatgttacctgatgtggctgcttgcaggggcaggacagtGCCCCGCGTGGCGTCTGACATGGCCACTAGGGCTGCGTGGAggaccgagctgccgcagggtatgggcgagcctcggttgACGTGCTCCCATCAGGTCGGCATTAAAGCTTGCTTCCTTGGGCAGTGCGTTCACCTGGTAGGGCAGGACAGCCgagccatttttacccttatcagatCTGATGCTGAAATTGAGCAGGCAACAGGGGGTAGGAGCACTTGAAAATTATTATGACTGCATACTTTAAATCGTGAATATTACTATTTACaatccctttttttttgttatttacaacCCTACGTTAAGAAATTTGAATATTCCTAAGGTATCCGTTCATCAATAGACATATATATCTCcttaatttataacttaattataataaaatcttTTCACTCCTCGCctataatctctttttttttccttattcttctcctcATCCTCTTATTCGCCAAGGGTGTCATAAAATGATGAGAAAAAGACGGATGATGAAATGAGACAAATTGAAGATCGAAGAGGAGGAAGTGAGAAATACTTTTTAACATTTGTTATAATGATTTAATATTTCTAGGGTTACGTACATTCTGTAATAACTAAGAAGAAATAATTTTCTAAGTCAGTTGCAATAACCTTGAAGATGTTATGTTCGGGGCCTTTGCAAATGATACTTTAGGGTGCGCAGGCAGGAGCTgtggagaaggaagaaaagaaaaagatgagggcaaaaacaaaattaaagcggttgtaaataatgatatattattttattaatttttaaagggATTATGAATAGTAATAAGGTTGTGAATAGTAAGAAAGCGGCTCTAAATAGTAAGCTCCTAAATCTTTAGTAATTGAATACTTATAAGTTGCATTTGTTGCTGAGCTTTCTGGGTTGTTCTTACTTCAGTAATCTGTTGTTGGGGGAAGGATGTTGCAGGGGAACTATATACTGCACATAATCTATTTCTTTATCTACTTAAATTGACTGGTTGATGGCAAATCAATTGGATGATACATGGGTCCAATAATATAAGAGACAAAAGCTACACATAAACATTATTCCTCATTTGAATGATCTCCTCACCCGATGTTACATAAATTCAATCATTCACTATGTAGTTCAGGAGCTTTGGAGGAAAAAAAGAAGTGGCTACCTCAAGCAATAGATTCTATTGCTGATGTTTCTGATTGGAATAGGATCCTTATTTTGCTAGTGAGGTTTTCCAAAGCTTTATTCTCTGATACACTTTGTACCATCAACAAGCATAATACACATACCATTAATGATAATTATTTGATGTGCATTTTTCAAGTGGATCATGTACAGGATACATGATATACATCTCGACTGCAAGTACCACAAAAATATAAAGATGTGCCAAAGTATTAGCACTTTTGtgtttgaataagatcagatcaaCTAAATGCAAGTTTGTGCTCCCGCTAAGCAATCAATTGCCTAGAGGTTGTGGCTTGGATCTTAGGGAGTAATAAGTTGTCCATGCTTGTTACTTTATCCTGGGTTCATCTATTAAACATGAAGAAGTGTCTGTAACTTCAGCTTCTTGCAGCAACCAAACTCCCTTTAATTGCCTTAGACATTGCAGCATCTTTTGAGACTCGTCCCTGTATTCGCCATACTAGTGACCCAACTCCTTTTAATTGCTTTGGACATCACAGCATCTTCTGAGAGTCGCCCCTGTAATCAGCATACTTCCAAACAAGCAGGCATTCAGACCGGCCGCAAACACCTCTGAGGTGGATGAAATATTCGATGTGCCTCTGGAGATGTTCTTGAAggtatctttattttattttattattttgtcgTAGTTGTCAATACACCATTCTtgatttaaatatttgtttttaagGGTCCTACTCGTTGTATTTGCAGGATGAGAACCGGAGGTCAGAGGAAAGAGACTGGATGGGAGTCAACTATCTGGTTCATTACTTTGATTACATAGCAGGAAATAAGAAATTTGTGATATGGGGTCTGACTGCTGGAATTCTAATTCGTGTTGCATCAGTTGTTTATCGGAGGCCGCCTTCTTTCATCGAGCAAATTTCTAAACTATAGATCCCAGGTTTTACCAATGGGAATTCTTTGGTTCCAGCTACTCAAATTCCATTATGATGACAAAGCAGTAAATAGAACTGTAGTATTAATTGTAAATATCTCAATGGCTTTCTGAATCTGTCTGCAGTATTCTTATGTTCTCATTCAAGGGAAAATTTATGGAAGTTGTCAATAATGTGGCCAGTGAAGTTGTTCCTTGTCTTAAAATTCTTAAAGCTGGGAAGCTAATCAATAAATAAGCAggctaattttatttttatcttcctgTCAGATGTAAGAATGAGTATTGGCAATCAGATACAATTGCATGTATGCTTTTCTCACTAACTTACTAGCAACCCTGACATGTTGAGATGAAACATAATAAAATGATATGTGGTTGACGTGAACTGTTACTTTGTCGATTAAGTATATAgtatttagatttgaatctaCCATGGCATTCATGAATGACTGAATTGGATTCTTCCAGCTTCAATGTGCTAGTGAACTTAATGGGACTACAGGAGCTGAATCAGGATGATCAAATAGTCAGTACATCAAATCATAACAGTACTACACTCAGCATGATATCTCCAATGGAATTAGCTCGCAAATATCTTCATGTCCGCTCTGAAGCTTTGCATCACCTTCTCGGGCAAAGAAATCAGCACCTTGAATCCATTCTTCTTCTCCACCTCATCTGCGCCATTAGGCAAGAGAAAACAAGGCTCTAAGCTGCCAAGCAACCTCCAGGAGAGCGGCATCACGCTCACCGGACCACCCCACCCGAAATCGATGTCGGAGTGGCCCAAATGCCTCCAATCCGTGAAGGCGCTCACCCGCTTCCCGGCTGTGATCCCCTCGGCGTAATGGAGTTGTTGGAAGTCGATGTAGGACCTCACGTACTCATCCATCACACTCTGCTTGCTCGTCTTGATCGACCTTGCCGTCTCCCACAGTGGTTGCTCCATTAGTTCTCTGACGCTCAGATGGACGTACACCGGGACGCAGACATTGCCCCAATACCCCGCGGGAAGTGCCGGTGCCGGTTTAAGTAGCCTCCTTATGTTCATGGAGTACACCAATTTCACGACCTCGTCCTGGGGAGTTCCTGAAGCTTTGATCCTGTATTAACAGGATTCTCATAGCAGAAGGTTCCCATTTGCACCATTCCAACAGAGTGAAAcctctgaagaagaagaagaagaagaagaagaagcggacGTACCTGGCGCGCCATATGTAAGCACTCAAAGCTTCGAACGTGGTGCAGCTAGAACCGGCATCCTCCGCGAGCCGGTTCCTGAGTCGCTCCATGCACGCCTCGCTCACATGGAAGCACTCCCTCACCAGCGGACCCTCGATGCTCGCTTCCACCACGGCGTACGGTCCGGAGCGGGCCACGTCGCCGTCGAACCCCAGGACGTGGCGGAACAGAGGCACCTCCACCCGAGCCGGACTCCTCGGCCCCAGCAGCTCGGCCCGCTCCCAAACAGGCTCCACGGCCGGCCGCTCAGCCCCGCGCGCGAAGCCCGCCACCGCGCTTAGGAACTGCGTGAACCCGGCGCCGTCGCAGAGGGCGAGGTGGACGCACGCGCCGAGGGCGAACCCACCGCACGCGAGCCGAGTGACCTGTATCGCGAGCGGGTGGGCTAGCGCCTCGCCGGGGGCTGGATCGGGCGCGAACCGGTCGAGGAGGGGCGATCCGGGCCGGGCGCTTAGCTCGGCGAGGGTGAGCGGCGAGGCGGCGCGGGTGAAAGGGATGCCCGTCGCGGGAGGCCTGACCTCGTGGCGGTTGTCGGAGGGGCGGCGGAAGAGGGAGGCAGCAAGGGGAAAGAAGAGAGGGAGGGCGGCGGAGAGTGCGGCGGCGACGATGTCGGCAGGGTCTGCGgcggagggagagggagaaggggcgTAGAGGCGGAGGGTGCGGAACGGAAGGTGGAGGATGCGGTCCGTGTCGAGGTGGGAGAGGGGGAGGGGTTGGTGGCAGGAAGGGAAGGGCGAGGAAGGGTAGACGAGGGTGGTGGCCAAGATCTGAACTTCCACCATACTCTCCTCTTTCTCGTGGAGTTCGCCCGTGTTTAGCCTCGGGAGCGAAGCTCAAAAGCGAAGGTTTGGCGGAGTTGGGTGGATGCGTTGGGGCTTGAAGCTGTCCAAGTGGATACTGGAGAGCCAACAACGATGGTAAGTGAAGTGGCGAAACGGGCTTTAtacttaataaaataaaatatttaatcagtgATAAATAGAAGAGTTATgattttttcataaaaaaattgacgATATACGAAAaaaaacgagattaaatattttacttttataaatataaagatcctaatataatcttttaaatataaaaattatgatactaaagataattaattataagataatatataattaatcctgaTGAATTATCGGAGAAGATGACGTTTCGACCAAAGTCACTACATTTCGCAATAATCAACCTAAGACTGCATTTGTAACAACAGCATGGAAGTGTATGCATGTTTTGCATGGgcaaaaaaataaatacatcCAGAAATCATAAAAGAGTCTCAATTCAAATTTCATCTTAATCTCATAATCCACAAGAGCAATTAAAAGATACATTATCATATCAATTGTTGCTTCCCTTGGCTAATAATACATGTGAAATCCTTCATTCTCAGGCACAACTCACTGTGTTGCATGGATAAAGAGGCTTAAATGGGTGGCGGCAGCAACAGCAAGCCTCAGTCACAAAATGACTTCAAAGGATCATTGGGATCCATGTCAAGAAGGTCTGGCAGATCAACAGGCACGGCCTCCAGGCTCAGACCTTCATCACCAAGCTTCTTCACCACCTCCTCAAACAAAACACTGTTACCACTAGCAGTGAAGTGCAAGCCATCCCTGATATCACAAGAAGCTATCATATATAGCTGTGGCATGACACCGATTCTCTAGATTTATCACTTTTAAAATCAGACCAGCAGAGAAGCAGCCTATGATGTTTTTAGGCAGATCCAAACAAGTGGATATTGTGATTTTGACCAGATCTAGTTATTAAGGATCAAGAGCATCATCCAAAAAAGCTGCACAAAACTTCACTTGCGCTGCAAATAAACCCTAACTAAATTGGAACTCAAATCTACATTACATGCTGGACAAGTGGAAACATGAGAGAATGTCATAAGCAGAATATCAATGGAAAATAGAGGGAAATTATTGGTCAAATTGTACAGGAGAGCATGTCTTTAGATGAACTTGTAGTTTGAAACATGTTTACCTTAGAAAGGATTTCTTCCAGTCTGGAAATTGCAGCATTTTTGACCAGATATCTATCACTGGGAGCCCCAATTCATTAGCAACGGCTACACATGCCTTTGCATAAGCACCAGCAGACTCATTGGTCCTCTCAGGCAGACCTGAGCTGTTGTCTCCACTAGTATCCCTAAATGGCACAAAACTAAGTCAAGTAGACGGTACCACAGTTCTATCTTCACTTGAAAACTTAGATATAGCTAATTATGTGAAATCACAGACACGCCTTGTTGATCATTCCCTTTCTATCACTGGATATCACAGGGACAAGTTTAACAAAGAGACCAATGGAGCACATCTAATAGAAATTGCAACAATAGCTGACAAGATAATTTCTGGTAACACTTTGGAGGAAATAATCCACTTACTGGAGACGCCCATCTTCATCAATTGGAGGTGGCGTAATGAGGATTATAACAGTTGATGACCACCTTTCCTGTATCAAACACAGACCAAAGGACCAAACAATTAGAAAAAGTGGATTCATTGAAATATCAACAAGCCTACCAAAGCCAGGAGATTATGAAATTTGTAAGAACATTAGACATTGTGTATCTTCGATTCTATTAGGCTTTTTGGTAAACAGCGATCATGATTGCATTTTGTGACACCCAAACAGAAGGCTAGAAAAAAATGGCTACTTTGGTGATTCTTAAAGGTTTGATTCATTTGGAATTGTGAGTCGATTGAGTCTTGCAGGTAGTGATTGTCAGATGTAGGAAAATTTATGTAAACAAGAGTCagcaaaacaaataaaaataataattccagGGCTCTGACGACTGGATTCCACTTCTttgccttttcttcttctcttaatGCTTGAGCCAAACTGATGCATGGTAGATCATTTTGTATGGCCATATCAACCCAAAACATCTGAAATTACACATACTACAAAGCctattaaaaatgaatgatgcccaCAGAGTAAGTGGTTGAAGTGTGCATGGGAATCTAAACTAATACAAATAATAAAACAAGCAATTGGAGTTTCATTACTGTTctcgggaagaggaggaggatgcaGCTGTTTGATCGCTCGAACTCAAAGGCAAGCAAAGGGAAGAGGATAACCCCGTGTCTGCCCAACATTAGTATTTGCCGTGATGAGACAACGCACATACCCTGAGATAGGCGCAGATGGCGCGGAGGTTGGTCTGGTACTCGGGTAACGGCACGTGCTGGAAGCCGCTGCAGCGGTCGGGGAGCGTCGCGTCGTTGGCCCCGAAGAAGACGGTCGCCGCCGCCGGCGGGGCGACGCCATCGGGGCAGACCCCCTCCATGGCTCGTCCCACCACTTTGAGCGCCCACCGCGTGTTGTAGCCACTGTACCCGCGCAGCACCACGTCCGCCTGCGTCCCATCCGATCGATGGATCGGCCATCGGATCACACGCAGAAACCATGGACCAAAACAAAACCAGAGGCGATCGACCAGTAAAGCGAGGTTGTCGCGATTGTGCTTACCTTG
Proteins encoded:
- the LOC135617187 gene encoding 3'-N-debenzoyl-2'-deoxytaxol N-benzoyltransferase-like: MVEVQILATTLVYPSSPFPSCHQPLPLSHLDTDRILHLPFRTLRLYAPSPSPSAADPADIVAAALSAALPLFFPLAASLFRRPSDNRHEVRPPATGIPFTRAASPLTLAELSARPGSPLLDRFAPDPAPGEALAHPLAIQVTRLACGGFALGACVHLALCDGAGFTQFLSAVAGFARGAERPAVEPVWERAELLGPRSPARVEVPLFRHVLGFDGDVARSGPYAVVEASIEGPLVRECFHVSEACMERLRNRLAEDAGSSCTTFEALSAYIWRARIKASGTPQDEVVKLVYSMNIRRLLKPAPALPAGYWGNVCVPVYVHLSVRELMEQPLWETARSIKTSKQSVMDEYVRSYIDFQQLHYAEGITAGKRVSAFTDWRHLGHSDIDFGWGGPVSVMPLSWRLLGSLEPCFLLPNGADEVEKKNGFKVLISLPEKVMQSFRADMKIFAS
- the LOC135617191 gene encoding GDSL esterase/lipase At5g45920-like; translated protein: MRPKLVLFGDSITEESFGEGGWGAALAHRFSRKADVVLRGYSGYNTRWALKVVGRAMEGVCPDGVAPPAAATVFFGANDATLPDRCSGFQHVPLPEYQTNLRAICAYLRERWSSTVIILITPPPIDEDGRLQDTSGDNSSGLPERTNESAGAYAKACVAVANELGLPVIDIWSKMLQFPDWKKSFLRDGLHFTASGNSVLFEEVVKKLGDEGLSLEAVPVDLPDLLDMDPNDPLKSFCD